From a region of the Mercurialis annua linkage group LG1-X, ddMerAnnu1.2, whole genome shotgun sequence genome:
- the LOC126666145 gene encoding uncharacterized protein LOC126666145 yields MQRLRQESRANHGAESAHREQRGNRPIVERLGARNQADMDTKSPDRRNAKVRKVWMPKGEKQVTDVAVTAVVHEEDEDSSGRSSYKDILVSHQGGQLKARLPKDREVVVSHKKGVLKAWVPVVRDEYGVKVVTLPDSYRSKPGQKATLEGDVIVPEGDSADSTAVVSLSKPPTRMTRHIQPLYIKADLNGVSINRVLIDNGAGVNILPAKMLKKLGITRDQLDPTDVYMTDFAGGETPAEGYITLRIKVGRVETEEGFFVVNARSNYNILLGRDWIHSNMCIPSTMHQMLFIWRNDGEAEVVQGDPNPFGEDHNVLEARLYDEEVRNIQSLSSKGETSVPRLLLTSLYDITSAECIYEDQDQDPTGSLRIGDIRLATGKLEDDPAQVLDDLLKINLGTDESHKPIYINAGLNEGFREQLVALLIEFRDCFAWSYDEMPGLDPNIAEHKLPLKSGFRPFRQPPRRMSREVDTLIQDEIKRLEDAKFIREAQYTEWLSNIVPVMKKNGKLRVCVDFRNLNLATPKDEYPMPVADMLIERAAGHTILSFLDAHSGYNQRAMNKMFRGLDCLEVYIDDVVIKSNTGEIHLADLRKGFERIRRNGLKMNPLKCAFGVSARNFLAGRLRSWSVLLRGKETDEWIWTDEQQRVFDDLKGYLAKPPVMTPPKPNKPLLLYLSAAHESLGCMLAQEDDGVERAVYYLSRGLTDTEIRYTDIEKMCLCLYFTCCKLRYYMLPVVVYVLSQTDIIKYILSKPYLRNRIGKWAIAMSEFTLVYVPQRAVKGQVLADFLADHPGITLKEESVTLCDVATWEMWFYGSRTSQGAGAGVHIVTPLGASYQLSFGLQFECTNNQAEYEALIFGLEILAELGAKTINVKGDSLLVIKQVTGEFKCESELLVRYCNKAKHLIEGFQDTRMEYTERADNVVANDLAQHSSGYKTNLCLDTIERDMPNLHTGGITIDERIFSAYQLDVNQDWRIEVLNWFEKPDHTNRRLRTLALNYVVLAGELYKKGFEGLLFRCIGPKEAMLAMAEVHEGIAACQKAGPIQHVPTEELHSIIKPWPFRGWAVDLIGKIYPGSSDGHTFVIIATCYFTKWVEAKPLKSPTQEAVIKFFKEYIVHRHGLPESITTDQGTMFTGGDIVWWASQMKVKMLHSTPYYAQANGQAEATNKAIKLIVQKMIEENPRQWHVLLSEAVWANRISQKSATGTSPFRLVYGYDAMLPMELTVTSTRRRY; encoded by the exons atgcaaaggctgcGACAAGAGTCGCGGGCGAATCACGGGGCAGAATCGGCTCACAGAGAGCAGCGCGGAAATAGGCCAATAGTCGAGAGATTGGGGGCAAGGAACCAGGCCGATATGGATACCAAATCGCCTGATAGGCGAAATGCCAAGGTAAGGAAGGTATGGATGCCAAAAGGCGAAAAACAAGTGACCGATGTGGCCGTCACGGCAGTAGTTCACGAGGAGGACGAAGATTCCAGCGGCCGATCGTCCTATAAGGACATACTCGTATCGCATCAGGGTGGCCAGCTTAAAGCAAGATTGCCCAAAGACCGCGAGGTCGTCGTCTCGCACAAGAAGGGAGTGTTGAAAGCTTGGGTCCCGGTGGTGAGGGACGAATACGGAGTAAAGGTGGTCACGCTCCCTGACTCATACAGAAGTAAGCCCGGGCAGAAAGCAACGTTGGAAGGCGATGTGATCGTCCCGGAAGGAGACAGCGCCGACAGTACGGCGGTAGTATCTCTTAGCAAACCTCCAACGAGGATGACAAGGCACATTCAGCCACTGTACATCAAGGCCGATTTGAATGGGGTTTCAATCAACAGGGTCCTTATCGATAACGGGGCTGGCGTTAATATACTACCGGCAAAAATGCTCAAAAAACTGGGCATAACGCGGGATCAGCTTGACCCAACCGATGTTTATATGACCGATTTCGCAGGAGGCGAAACGCCGGCCGAAGGGTACATCACCCTCCGAATAAAAGTAGGGCGAGTGGAGACCGAAGAGGGGTTTTTCGTGGTCAATgcccggagcaactacaacatCCTACTCGGCCgagattggatacactccaatATGTGTATACCATCAACCATGCATCAAATGCTTTTCATATGGCGAAATGACGGCGAGGCCGAGGTTGTGCAGGGCGACCCCAATCCCTTCGGCGAAGACCATAATGTGCTTGAAGCACGTTTATATGATGAGGAAGTGCGCAACATACAATCACTCAGTTCAAAAGGAGAAACGAGCGTTCCTCGCCTGCTG TTAACCTCGTTGTATGATATTAcatcggccgaatgcatctaCGAGGACCAAGATCAAGACCCAACAGGATCGTTGCGGATTGGGGACATACGATTGGCAACCGGGAAGTTAGAAGATGATCCCGCCCAAGTACTGGACGACCTCCTCAAAATCAATCTGGGGACAGATGAATCGCATAAACCTATATATATCAACGCAGGACTGAACGAGGGATTCAGAGAGCAACTGGTCGCTCTACTCATTGAGTTCCGCGACTGTTTTGCCTGGTCGTATGATGAAATGCCGGGCCTTGATCCTAATATCGCCGAGCATAAGCTTCCATTGAAAAGTGGGtttcggccatttcggcaaCCTCCCCGGCGAATGTCCAGGGAAGTGGATACTCTCATCCAGGATGAGATTAAGCGGCTGGAAGATGCCAAGTTTATTCGGGAAGCCCAgtacaccgaatggctctctaacatcgtaccagtgatgaagaaaaacgggAAGCTACGAGTATGCGTAGATTTTCGAAACCTCAACCTGGCCACACCCAAGGACGAATACCCGATGCCTGTGGCCGATATGCTGATCGAAAGGGCAGCTGGAcacacgatactcagtttcctcgaTGCGCACTCTGGATACAACCAA AGGGCGATGAACAAAATGTTCAGAGGCCTTGACTGCCTTGAGGTCTACATCGACGATGtcgtaatcaaatcaaataccgGCGAAATCCATCTGGCCGACCTCCGGAAAGGTTTCGAGCGTATACGACGCAATGGGTTAAAGATGAATCCTCTGAAATGCGCATTCGGCGTTTCAGCTcgaaacttcttgg CGGGCCGGCTTCgcagctggagtgttttgctGAGAGGAAAAGAGACCGATGAGTGGATATGGACGGACGAGCAACAGAGGGTGTTCGACGATTTGAAAGGTTACTTGGCAAAACCTCCGGTTATGACCCCTCCAAAGCCGAATAAGCCGTTGTTACTATACCTATCGGCTGCGCACGAATCCCTaggatgtatgctcgcccaagaggacgatGGGGTCGAGAGAGCAGTCTACTATTTGAGCCGAGGACTGACGGACACAGAGattcgctataccgacatagaaaaaatgtgtctatgccTGTACTTCACATGCTGCAAGCTGCGATACTATATGTTGCCGGTCGTAGTGTACGTATTGtcccagaccgatatcattaagtatatctTATCGAAGCCATACCTGAGGAATCGGATTGGAAAATGGGCGATTGCTATGTCCGAATTTACATTGGTGTATGTTCCCcaaagagcagtaaaaggacaagtGTTGGCAGATTTCTTGGCCGATCACCCTGGTATTACCCTCAAGGAAGAATCAGTCACGTTATGCGACGTCGCCACATGGGAGATGTGGTTCTATGGGTCCAGAacaagccagggggcaggcgcAGGAGTACACATCGTCACACCCTTGGGGGCATCCTACCAGTTGTCATTCGGACTCCAGTTCGAATGTACCAACAATCAGGCAGAATACGAAGCCCTAATTTTCGGCCTTGAAATCCTTGCCGAACTGGGGGCAAAAACAATCAACGTCAAAGGCGATTCGTTGTTAGTCATTAAACAAGTAACTGGGGAGTTCAAATGCGAATCCGAACTGCTGGTGAGGTATTGCAATAAGGCAAAGCATCTCATCGAAGGCTTTCAGGACACAAGGATGGAATACACAGAGAGAGCCGATAATGTTGTCGCGAATGATTTAGCCCAGCACAGTAGTGGGTACAAGACGAATCTCTGCTTGGACACAATAGAAAGAGACATGCCAAATCTACATACTGGGGGCATCACCATCGACGAAAGAATATTTTCGGCCTACCAACTTGATGTTAACCAAGATTGGAGAATTGAAGTCCTGAATTGGTTCGAGAAGCCAGACCATACGAATAGAAGGTTGAGAACCTTGGCACTAAACTATGTAGTTCTAGCGGGCGAACTATATAAAAAGGGCTTTGAAGGGCTACTCTTCAGATGTATCGGTCCTAAAGAAGCAATGCTAGCAATGGCCGAAGTTCACGAAGGAATAGCCG CTTGTCAGAAAGCTGGCCCTATACAACATGTCCCGACCGAGGAACTACACTCCATCATCAAGCCATGGCCGTTTAGAGGATGGGCGGTCGACCTCATAGGGAAAATATATCCTGGCTCATCTGACGGCCACACTTTCGTTATCATCGCCACTTGCTATTTCACTAAGTGGGTCGAGGCCAAACCCTTGAAGTCACCAACACAAGAAGCTGTGATCAAATTCTTCAAAGAATATATCGTCCACAGACATGGATTACCCGAATCAATAACCACTGACCAGGGGACGATGTTCACAGGAGGCGATATAGTTTGGTGGGCTTCTCAGATGAAGGTTAAAATGTTACATTCAACACCATACTACGCCCAAGCCAACGGACAGGCCGAAGCCACGAACAAAGCGATCAAGCTTATAGTTCAGAAaatgattgaagaaaaccctAGACAATGGCATGTGCTTTTGTCAGAGGCAGTTTGGGCGAACAGGATCAGCCAGAAGTCAGCCACCGGGACTTCGCCCTTCAGATTGGTGTATGGTTATGATGCAatgttgccaatggagctgACAGTCACGTCTACTCGCCGCAGATACTAG